A stretch of the Longimicrobium sp. genome encodes the following:
- a CDS encoding aminotransferase class I/II-fold pyridoxal phosphate-dependent enzyme produces the protein MRDPRVSAMADGLIGSEILRIAADVRAMMAQGAEVCNLTVGDFAPKEFPAPRALVDGIVDMLRAGETNYPPSDGVPQLRQAVSAFYREWLGLEYGVDSVLVTGGSRPGLYATYLTLVDPGDTVVYPVPSWNNNHYVHLSGARGVPVFCQVEDAFLPTRAMLEEAVRGARMLVLNSPLNPAGTAFTAGQLGEICDLVLEENARRGPEERPLYLLYDQVYWMLTFGDTTHVDPVSLRPAMAEYTVFIDGISKSFSATGVRVGWIVGPADLVKRMASLVGHMGAWAPRAEQLAVAKLLGDRAEIEGYHATMKTELVARLEALHQGLAELRGRFPVEVVRPMGAIYLSARFELHGAATPQGATLRTNDDIRHYLLQAAGMAVVPFQAFGLPEETGWFRLSVGAVSRAEIPPMLQRLEAALRALSYGAPAAAAA, from the coding sequence ATGCGGGACCCGCGTGTGTCGGCCATGGCCGACGGGCTGATCGGTTCGGAGATCCTGAGGATCGCGGCCGACGTCCGCGCGATGATGGCGCAGGGCGCGGAGGTGTGCAACCTGACGGTGGGCGACTTCGCGCCGAAGGAGTTCCCCGCCCCGCGCGCGCTGGTGGACGGCATCGTCGACATGCTCCGCGCGGGGGAGACGAACTATCCGCCCTCCGACGGCGTCCCCCAGCTCCGCCAGGCCGTCTCCGCCTTCTACCGCGAGTGGCTGGGGCTGGAGTACGGCGTCGACTCGGTGCTGGTCACCGGCGGCTCGCGGCCGGGGCTGTACGCGACGTACCTCACCCTCGTGGACCCCGGCGACACCGTCGTCTATCCCGTCCCCTCCTGGAACAACAACCACTACGTCCACCTCTCCGGCGCGCGCGGGGTTCCCGTGTTCTGCCAGGTGGAAGACGCCTTCCTCCCCACCCGCGCGATGCTGGAGGAGGCGGTGCGCGGCGCGCGGATGCTGGTGCTGAACTCGCCGCTGAACCCGGCGGGGACGGCCTTCACCGCCGGGCAGCTGGGAGAGATCTGCGACCTGGTGCTGGAGGAGAACGCCCGCCGCGGCCCCGAGGAGCGGCCGCTGTACCTGCTGTACGACCAGGTCTACTGGATGCTGACCTTCGGTGATACCACGCACGTGGACCCCGTGTCGCTGCGCCCGGCGATGGCGGAGTACACGGTGTTCATCGACGGCATCTCCAAGTCGTTCTCGGCCACCGGCGTGCGCGTGGGATGGATCGTCGGCCCGGCGGACCTGGTCAAGCGGATGGCCTCGCTCGTCGGCCACATGGGCGCGTGGGCGCCGCGCGCCGAGCAGCTGGCGGTGGCGAAGCTGCTGGGCGACCGCGCCGAGATCGAGGGCTACCACGCCACGATGAAGACGGAGCTCGTCGCCCGGCTCGAGGCGCTGCACCAGGGGCTGGCGGAGCTGCGCGGCCGCTTCCCGGTGGAGGTGGTGCGGCCGATGGGGGCGATCTACCTGAGCGCGCGCTTCGAGCTGCACGGCGCCGCGACGCCGCAGGGCGCCACGCTGCGCACCAACGACGACATCCGCCACTACCTGCTGCAGGCCGCGGGGATGGCGGTGGTCCCCTTCCAGGCGTTCGGGCTGCCGGAGGAGACGGGGTGGTTCCGCCTGTCGGTGGGCGCCGTGTCGCGCGCGGAGATCCCGCCGATGCTGCAGCGCCTGGAGGCCGCCCTGCGGGCGCTCTCCTACGGCGCGCCCGCCGCCGCCGCGGCGTGA